Below is a window of bacterium DNA.
TTCGACGGCGCCGTAGTCGGTGCCCTCGCGGTTGACGAAGGCCTCTACTAGCCCGGTGAGCGTTTCGGCTTCGAGTTCATCCGGGGGGATGACGACGGGGGAGGGGCGCTCTTCCACACCGGGATGCTCTACCCTTGGCGCCATGCGTGCAACACCTCTCGCGATCATCCTGATGTCTGGCGTTCTGTTCGGCGTTTCGTCGGCCACCGCCGAGGAGCCGTACGCCGTAGGCGAACAGCTGGCGTCGATCGAACTGGAGGACCAGCACGGAGAACTCCGGGCCCTCGACGAGAGCGTGAAGCTCATCCTGTTCAGCCGTGACATGGATGGGGGAGACATC
It encodes the following:
- a CDS encoding YheU family protein, which encodes MAPRVEHPGVEERPSPVVIPPDELEAETLTGLVEAFVNREGTDYGAVERSLKDKVEDVLRQLRREEAFVVFDPETETINIVPGPEMPGRR